The Neurospora crassa OR74A linkage group IV, whole genome shotgun sequence genome has a segment encoding these proteins:
- a CDS encoding leucine carboxyl methyltransferase 1: protein MSGSAPSIPNLLTLRGRIGGGGVTRGRYRGVIHRGGRGHGPGAPSASAAHDATIQGTDTDAAVSRLSAVQIGYIDDPYAELFAQSGPGAARRLPIINRGTYARTTAIDKLVDKFLDDTESSPEGRQIVSLGAGTDTRSLRLFSPSAPTPRKRVIYHEIDFPAMCEKKQRIVCSAPQLRSILSDPDSVEELSQHGGGNSWHSKAVAEKHKGSELWVHGLDLRAIAASQQPQQPLPPGVPIGSRGLHASPFTPGSTTQHEEQTEETSLPQQREPLTLTSLNPNLPTLIISECCLCYLPPSTASSIVSFFTTTIQSSLSIVIYEPIKPDDAFGKMMVSNLAAREIRMPTLEVYKEAEDQERRLREAGFSGGEGKGIGGARSKTIEQIWEEWTSQEEKERVDALEGLDEVEEWKLLAGHYIVVWGWRGVGVDLEI from the coding sequence ATGTCTGGATCAGCACCCTCAATACCAAACCTCCTCACCCTTCGCGGTCGCAtaggaggcggcggcgtcaCCCGGGGCCGTTACCGAGGTGTCATCCACCGGGGAGGTCGCGGCCACGGTCCCGGAGCACCCAGTGCCTCAGCAGCTCACGATGCCACCATCCAAGGCACCGACACCGACGCCGCCGTCTCTCGCCTCAGCGCAGTTCAGATAGGCTATATCGACGATCCGTATGCCGAGTTATTCGCCCAGTCTGGCCCCGGTGCCGCCAGGCGATtgcccatcatcaaccgAGGCACCTACGCCCGCACAACGGCCATCGACAAGCTTGTTGACAAGTTTCTTGACGACACCGAGAGCTCACCAGAAGGGCGACAGATTGTCTCGCTAGGCGCCGGCACCGATACTCGCAGTCTCCGATTGTTCTCCCCTTCCGCACCAACGCCGCGCAAGCGCGTCATCTACCACGAGATCGACTTCCCCGCCATGtgcgagaagaagcagcgcATCGTCTGTAGCGCACCGCAGCTACGGTCTATCCTATCCGACCCGGACTCCGTGGAGGAACTGAGTCAGCATGGCGGAGGAAACTCCTGGCATAGCAAGGCCGTGGCAGAAAAGCACAAAGGAAGCGAGCTCTGGGTTCACGGGCTAGATCTCCGCGCCATTGCGGCCTCGCAACAGCCCCAGCAACCACTACCGCCAGGAGTACCGATCGGTTCCAGGGGACTTCACGCTTCGCCCTTTACCCCCGGTTCAACCACACAACACGAAGAGCAAACAGAGGAAACGAGTCTACCTCAACAAAGAGAGCCACTAACGTTAACATCCCTCAACCCAAACCTACCCACCCTCATAATTTCTGAATGCTGCCTCTGCTATCTCCCTCCCtcaaccgcctcctccattgtgtccttcttcaccaccacgatCCAATCCTCCCTAAGCATAGTCATCTACGAGCCCATCAAGCCTGACGATGCCTTCGGGAAGATGATGGTCTCGAACCTTGCTGCTCGAGAAATCAGAATGCCAACGTTGGAGGTGTACAAAGAAGCAGAGGACCAGGAGAGGCGGTTACGAGAAGCCGGATTTAgtggaggggaaggaaaaggaataGGGGGAGCAAGGAGTAAGACGATAGAACAGATTTGGGAGGAGTGGACGAGccaggaggagaaagagcgGGTGGATGCGCTAGAGGGACTAGATGAGGTCGAGGAGTGGAAGTTGTTGGCGGGGCATTACATTGTCGTTTGGGGATGGAGGGGGGTAGGGGTTGATTTGGAAATATGA
- a CDS encoding F-box and WD domain-containing protein — MHQGSTETSVSLPRDPYPISSGQTVQHGSPHSQPSSPDDASPHESIFGGDAASSSSDDGHRFDHDFGRLRAADYASAAQPVMTAGQRIAEYESALLLSRHRAPHTVAFQVVKNTSSTPGRVKLTDFPNEILTHILSHLHPDSHGDVALVSKRFYHLVAAPYAWRRAFLRNFPGQESLLSAKNRSEFANEDGELDRIRSESRYFARLSAMATWRSEYLLRTRLLRSVSRGKPDGSSNLSIQSGKKAAAVLTYSPRLTWMVTHLHAVFSGNRNGPRVMHGSRDIGVASVGDPTTGKIDKLGMDDQFQFQQLDEVHPGLVYYGMGDGAAAVPNVIDVSQPYGLIGAEAFPGGRVYFKPQGQLRGRFLGIVPETVDDEPEIPKIPELLDAVCSVWIAKSPNVPTATDSMIGMFTGSTLGIVTAYTLGYEISGRRAGNRVGEITARWVLSPGVPIVDIKVDDNYNLRRKGMNRVWAVALNALGEVFYLIQTPTPSSTRGKSTTLLKDAWDAGRTAYWEMIEATRRVATPDDCNKNAADGSYTPRSSANFMNLSRAQIVAEAREIESYLRRKPAYFRGVCLGWDMQRRLEVDFAAGDESGGEAIFKIDCGLEENVPPAVRRYVRHKTSPVINPEKVAALLSSAPKASIFGGTETSKSWDSISQSTTSNGEKPSAIQASSDSPSTSATPAGDTINGWSVTDYKLKIPLGAEITASAIDLSAYAVMAAFEDPLCFEHDGSGDTSKEIPGRRARYLAVGTSTGAVNVWNTRDHHSSHTVKPLRVIQTDSPAISSLALSALYLLHGGTDGVVQAWDPLASTHEPIRTLNAKVSGRIPRPILSQAPAMERIVYSAVRAIFLDPDPTVLRGVSAWGNNIRFWSYSSTNQTPGRKRRHRHNDVHGRLSSRRTSHHVSGFIAAEEAELIHEEETRTREMARLRSRFGQGLADMTEEEALLYAQMISEEDFIKQESVRLAAEAEMGSTIDEEWERLPSTGSSADQLTPEPSPPGASPSVTGSGANLATANQESEEEMIQRAIRLSLLESNGSVDGVAAVEPAPAPEPVASEAEQYPPRSPSPLPEFSIKVKPLKGKGKGKQPSLATGSSSSHSTPVIPFSETGHSNGSVFGRDPSDIAYDTAPAAATTNVTSGTDIDDDLALALRLSLEEEQARQHRMAHQNVVPTVSDVRHALENSEEFPRLDVKGKGKGKMI, encoded by the exons ATGCACCAAGGCTCGACTGAAACTTCTGTATCGTTACCGCGAGATCCATATCCAATATCTTCCGGCCAAACTGTCCAACATGGCTCGCCTCACTCCCAGCCAAGCTCCCCAGATGATGCCTCTCCTCATGAGAGCATCTTCGGCGGAGATGCTGCTTCTAGCAGCAGCGACGACGGCCACCGCTTTGACCACGACTTTGGCCGACTGAGGGCTGCCGACTATGCCTCTGCCGCCCAACCTGTCATGACTGCTGGTCAACGCATCGCTGAATATGAAAGCGCCTTGCTGCTGTCCCGACATCGCGCTCCGCATACCGTGGCCTTCCAAGTTGTTAAGAACACTTCATCCACTCCGGGCCGCGTCAAGTTGACAGATTTCCCCAACG AAATCCTGACCCATATCTTATCGCATCTGCATCCCGATTCTCACGGAGACGTCGCTCTGGTCTCGAAGCGCTTTTACCACCTCGTTGCGGCCCCCTATGCCTGGCGGAGAGCTTTCCTGCGCAACTTTCCTGGCCAAGAATCGTTACTTTCGGCAAAGAACAGGAGCGAGTTTGCCAACGAAGATGGAGAGCTGGACAGAATACGCTCCGAGTCTCGGTACTTTGCCAGACTGAGTGCCATGGCTACATGGCGTAGCGAGTATCTTCTCCGCACTCGGCTGCTCCGGAGTGTGTCCCGCGGAAAACCGGACGGCTCCTCGAACCTTTCGATCCAGTCTGGCAAGAAGGCAGCCGCCGTGTTGACATATAGCCCAAGGCTCACCTGGATGGTCACCCATTTGCACGCCGTATTTTCCGGTAATCGCAATGGGCCGCGTGTGATGCATGGTTCCAGGGATATCGGAGTGGCATCTGTCGGCGATCCTACTACCGGTAAAATCGACAAGCTGGGTATGGATGACCAGTTTCAGTTTCAGCAGCTGGACGAAGTGCATCCCGGTCTCGTGTACTATGGAATGGGCGACGGGGCGGCTGCGGTTCCTAACGTCATCGACGTTAGCCAGCCCTATGGTCTCATCGGCGCTGAAGCGTTTCCTGGTGGTCGGGTCTACTTCAAACCACAGGGTCAGCTGCGCGGCCGATTTCTGGGAATCGTACCAGAAACTGTGGACGACGAGCCTGAGATACCCAAGATCCCAGAGCTCTTGGATGCCGTCTGTTCTGTTTGGATCGCAAAATCGCCCAATGTACCAACAGCAACTGACTCGATGATTGGTATGTTTACTGGCTCAACGCTCGGCATAGTGACCGCTTATACCCTTGGTTATGAAATCTCGGGTCGTCGCGCCGGCAACCGCGTTGGCGAGATCACCGCGCGGTGGGTGCTCAGCCCGGGCGTGCCTATTGTAGACATCAAGGTCGATGACAACTACAACCTGAGACGCAAAGGCATGAACAGAGTTTGGGCTGTTGCGCTGAATGCACTTGGAGAAGTCTTTTATCTGATCCAGACGCCGACACCTTCTTCGACTCGTGGAAAGTCGACAACTCTGCTCAAGGATGCCTGGGATGCCGGACGCACTGCTTATTGGGAGATGATCGAAGCAACTCGGCGTGTCGCCACACCGGATGACTGCAACAAGAATGCAGCTGATGGTTCATACACACCGCGCTCATCGGCAAATTTCATGAACCTGAGCAGGGCACAGATCGTTGCTGAGGCCCGAGAGATAGAATCTTACTTGCGCCGCAAACCAGCTTATTTCCGGGGGGTTTGCTTAGGCTGGGATATGCAGCGGAGACTCGAAGTGGACTTTGCTGCCGGCGATGAAAGTGGCGGCGAGGCCATTTTCAAGATCGATTGCGGTTTAGAGGAGAACGTGCCCCCTGCCGTTCGGAGATATGTCAGACACAAGACTAGCCCGGTGATCAATCCAGAGAAGGTTGCGGCCTTGCTGTCTTCAGCACCCAAAGCCTCTATCTTTGGAGGTACAGAGACGTCAAAAAGCTGGGATTCTATCTCTCAGTCTACCACGAGCAATGGAGAAAAGCCTTCAGCCATTCAGGCTTCAAGCGATTCACCTTCGACCTCAGCCACGCCTGCAGGAGACACGATTAACGGTTGGTCTGTCACCGACTACAAACtcaagatacctctaggggCAGAAATCACCGCCAGCGCTATTGATTTGTCTGCCTATGCTGTCATGGCAGCATTTGAGGACCCTCTTTGCTTCGAGCATGATGGAAGTGGTGACACGTCCAAGGAGATTCCTGGTCGTCGCGCCCGGTATCTTGCTGTAGGAACCAGCACCGGTGCAGTGAATGTGTGGAACACAAGAGATCATCACTCTTCCCATACGGTCAAGCCTTTACGGGTTATTCAAACCGACTCACCCGCTATCTCTAGTCTTGCCCTTTCGGCTCTTTATCTACTTCACGGCGGTACTGACGGTGTGGTCCAAGCATGGGATCCGTTGGCTTCAACACATGAACCTATCCGAACCCTCAATGCAAAGGTGTCGGGCCGGATCCCTCGTCCCATTCTCTCTCAGGCTCCTGCAATGGAACGGATTGTCTACTCTGCTGTTCGCGCCATCTTCTTGGATCCTGATCCGACTGTCCTTCGAGGCGTGTCGGCATGGGGAAACAACATCAGGTTTTGGTCTTATAGCTCGACAAATCAAACCCCCGGTCGGAAGCGACGTCACCGACATAACGATGTACATGGCCGGCTGAGCAGCCGTAGAACCAGCCATCACGTCTCTGGCTTTATCGCTGCGGAAGAGGCGGAGCTTATCCACGAGGAGGAAACGCGCACTCGCGAGATGGCTCGGCTCCGTTCGCGGTTTGGACAAGGCTTGGCAGACATgaccgaggaagaagcacTTCTTTATGCCCAAATGATTTCCGAGGAGGACTTCATAAAGCAAGAGTCGGTTCGGTTGGCAGCTGAGGCAGAGATGGGATCGACTATTGATGAAGAATGGGAAAGGTTGCCGTCCACGGGGAGCAGCGCTGATCAGCTTACACCCGAGCCTAGCCCTCCTGGCGCTAGCCCGAGTGTGACGGGAAGCGGTGCGAATCTCGCGACTGCCAATCAAGAGTCAGAGGAGGAAATGATCCAACGGGCTATTCGCCTGTCGCTGCTTGAAAGCAACGGCAGCGTGGATGGTGTTGCTGCAGTGgaaccggcaccggcaccagaACCAGTAGCATCAGAAGCAGAGCAGTACCCCCCTCGCAGCCCGAGCCCCTTACCCGAGTTCTCCATCAAGGTGAAGCCCTTGAAGGGTAAAGGAAAGGGCAAGCAACCTTCTCTCGCGACTGGGTCTTCCTCGTCCCACAGCACGCCGGTCATTCCCTTTTCCGAGACCGGGCACAGCAACGGCTCTGTCTTCGGGCGAGATCCTTCCGACATCGCCTACGATACCGCcccggcagcagcaactaCAAATGTCACCTCTGGCACTGACATCGATGACGATCTGGCTCTTGCTTTGCGACTGAGCTTAGAGGAGGAACAGGCTCGCCAGCACCGGATGGCACACCAGAACGTTGTGCCGACGGTTTCTGATGTTCGACACGCGTTGGAGAACTCGGAAGAGTTTCCGAGGTTGGAtgtgaaggggaaggggaaggggaagatgaTCTAA